The following are encoded together in the Flavobacterium sp. TR2 genome:
- a CDS encoding MBOAT family O-acyltransferase: MTTIESINNWFIQNFGAITIEQVKSWFVYNPDEKLLFNTGLFLGLFLVFYFVYGFLRKTFYLRLTYVILFSLFFYYKSSGIYFLLLLLSSVVDYGLSQIIYRESRDGVKKLYLVISVILNLALLGYFKYMNFLIVTYNDMFHGHFALHDVFLPVGISFYTFQSMSYIIEIYREEIKPTKNYIEYLFFVSFFPQLVAGPIVRAKDFLPQIYQKLNLTKQDVNNALFLIIGGLIKKTVISNYISVNFVDRVFDTPMSYTSFENLMASYGYAIQIYCDFSGYSDMAIGIALLLGFKLPANFRTPYKSTSITDFWRRWHISLSTWLKDFLYISIGGNREGSFAGFLFPSLFFFGLLLWGMSCYNESVIPLIIAGSSIVVFCLSFLLSSKIKQTLVTNFNLFTTMLLGGLWHGAGAQFIVWGALHGLALAVHKIFMEFFPSKKDKSPNFLWRFFSILITFHFVVFCWIFFRARDFETALQVINNIGQLTFEPELWKTIILGYKNVFGLMLFGYVWHFLPETFTNGMKSVFDKTPLLVKAIILGFVYWIVYATAVAGSQPFIYFQF; the protein is encoded by the coding sequence TTGACAACAATAGAAAGCATTAATAATTGGTTTATTCAAAACTTTGGTGCAATTACAATAGAACAAGTTAAGAGTTGGTTTGTTTATAATCCCGACGAAAAACTTTTATTTAATACCGGTTTATTCCTAGGTTTATTTCTGGTTTTTTATTTTGTGTATGGGTTTTTACGCAAAACATTTTATTTGAGATTAACGTATGTTATTCTCTTTTCATTATTCTTTTATTATAAATCAAGCGGAATTTATTTTCTGCTCTTATTGCTTTCGTCTGTTGTAGATTACGGCTTGAGCCAGATTATTTACAGAGAAAGCAGAGATGGAGTTAAAAAGCTGTATCTGGTGATTAGTGTAATTTTGAATTTGGCGCTTTTGGGCTATTTCAAATACATGAACTTCTTGATTGTGACTTACAATGATATGTTTCATGGTCATTTTGCACTTCATGATGTTTTTCTCCCTGTCGGAATTTCGTTCTACACGTTTCAGTCAATGAGTTACATTATTGAAATTTATCGTGAAGAAATTAAGCCGACAAAAAACTACATCGAATATTTATTTTTCGTTTCGTTTTTCCCGCAGTTAGTTGCTGGGCCAATTGTGCGCGCAAAAGATTTCCTTCCTCAGATATATCAAAAATTAAACCTGACGAAACAAGATGTAAACAATGCTTTGTTTTTGATTATTGGAGGTTTAATTAAGAAGACTGTAATCTCAAATTACATATCGGTAAACTTTGTCGATCGTGTTTTTGATACGCCGATGAGTTATACTTCTTTCGAAAACCTAATGGCTTCGTACGGATATGCCATTCAGATTTACTGCGATTTTTCTGGATATTCAGATATGGCAATTGGTATTGCATTATTGTTAGGCTTTAAATTGCCAGCCAACTTTAGAACTCCATATAAATCAACTTCGATTACCGATTTCTGGAGAAGATGGCACATTTCGCTTTCTACTTGGTTGAAAGACTTTTTATACATTTCGATTGGTGGAAATCGCGAAGGATCTTTCGCAGGATTTTTGTTTCCAAGTTTATTTTTCTTTGGATTATTGCTTTGGGGAATGTCTTGTTATAATGAAAGTGTAATTCCGCTCATCATTGCTGGAAGCAGTATTGTGGTTTTCTGTTTGTCATTTTTACTTTCAAGTAAAATAAAACAAACTTTAGTAACCAATTTTAACTTGTTTACGACAATGCTTTTAGGAGGATTGTGGCACGGAGCAGGAGCACAGTTTATTGTTTGGGGAGCGCTTCACGGATTAGCTTTGGCAGTTCATAAAATATTTATGGAATTTTTCCCTTCAAAGAAAGATAAGAGCCCGAATTTCTTGTGGAGATTTTTCTCAATTCTTATAACATTCCATTTCGTAGTTTTCTGCTGGATCTTTTTCCGCGCCAGAGATTTCGAAACAGCTTTGCAAGTAATTAATAATATTGGCCAATTGACTTTCGAACCAGAACTTTGGAAAACGATTATATTAGGATATAAAAATGTTTTCGGATTAATGCTGTTCGGTTATGTTTGGCATTTCTTGCCAGAAACATTCACAAACGGAATGAAATCGGTTTTCGACAAAACACCTTTATTAGTAAAAGCAATAATACTTGGTTTCGTTTACTGGATTGTATACGCAACAGCCGTTGCTGGTTCGCAACCGTTTATTTATTTCCAGTTTTAA
- a CDS encoding GDSL-type esterase/lipase family protein: MIQKVDTAAIDAPSDGQIYNAKAISDFFQKLEKNEDQKNQKINIVHIGDSHIQSDLMTNEIRKKLQQRFGNAGRGLVFPYQLAKTNGSYNERFKSNRAWESYRNIHPFKQCPVGLSGIGLWRDSGGFVVEMNVKDPAYKFNTIKIITPQNQNMFDLAISSKINSIQTTERKVITHKIKKGEVLGTIADKYNVSVADIKRDNRLKSNNIRAGRTLKIATNETRPKTISMSEFVPLAIESDAYSHYYNSENALSRIFLIPNKEAKDYELNGIVLEKDAPGIIYSGIGVNGAKYSDYNKYPLFFEQLKSLHPDLLVFSLGTNESYDHLDAENYIKELRKFISNVRAQKIDAPIIVMTPPPSLLRRKPNNYINDYTRQIIDIAQKDRLAVWDLYDEFGGMSGIRQLKVQGLIGPDWVHYSKKGYEKQGDLFAQAFLKSYDNFKLKK; encoded by the coding sequence ATGATTCAAAAAGTGGATACAGCAGCAATTGATGCGCCTTCTGATGGTCAGATTTATAACGCAAAAGCGATAAGCGATTTTTTCCAGAAGCTGGAAAAAAATGAAGATCAGAAGAATCAAAAAATCAATATTGTGCATATTGGAGATTCGCATATTCAAAGCGATTTAATGACCAATGAAATCAGGAAAAAACTGCAGCAAAGGTTTGGAAATGCCGGCCGCGGTTTGGTTTTTCCGTATCAATTGGCCAAAACAAACGGATCTTATAACGAACGTTTTAAATCGAACAGAGCTTGGGAAAGCTATAGAAATATTCACCCATTTAAGCAATGTCCGGTTGGGTTAAGCGGAATTGGGCTTTGGAGAGATTCTGGCGGATTTGTAGTGGAGATGAACGTAAAAGATCCAGCGTATAAATTCAATACAATAAAAATTATTACGCCTCAGAATCAGAATATGTTCGATTTGGCCATTTCGTCTAAAATCAATTCTATTCAGACAACAGAACGAAAAGTTATCACGCATAAAATTAAAAAAGGTGAAGTGCTTGGAACAATTGCTGATAAATACAATGTTTCGGTTGCTGATATAAAAAGAGACAATCGCTTAAAATCTAATAATATTCGAGCAGGAAGAACATTAAAAATTGCAACAAACGAAACAAGGCCTAAGACGATTTCAATGTCAGAATTTGTTCCGTTAGCAATAGAATCAGATGCTTATTCGCATTATTATAATTCAGAAAACGCTTTAAGCCGAATTTTCTTGATTCCGAACAAAGAGGCAAAAGATTATGAGTTAAACGGAATTGTTTTAGAAAAAGATGCTCCAGGTATTATTTATAGCGGAATTGGGGTAAACGGGGCGAAATATTCAGATTACAATAAATATCCGCTGTTTTTTGAACAGTTAAAATCGTTGCATCCCGATCTTTTGGTTTTTTCATTAGGAACAAATGAAAGTTACGATCACTTAGATGCAGAAAATTATATTAAAGAATTACGTAAGTTTATTAGCAATGTAAGAGCACAGAAAATAGATGCGCCAATAATTGTAATGACGCCTCCGCCATCATTGCTGAGAAGAAAACCCAATAATTATATTAATGATTATACCAGACAAATTATTGATATAGCTCAAAAAGATCGTCTTGCAGTTTGGGATTTGTACGACGAATTTGGAGGCATGAGCGGAATCAGACAATTAAAAGTGCAAGGGTTAATTGGACCAGACTGGGTTCATTACTCAAAAAAAGGATACGAGAAACAAGGAGATTTGTTTGCTCAAGCGTTTTTAAAATCATACGATAATTTTAAATTAAAGAAGTAA
- a CDS encoding magnesium transporter CorA family protein: MKAFYTNNNGLVEIQKWTSNCWIHIESPTESDKNYLLEELQIPEAFYNDIEDIDERPRIEIEDGWTLIIMRIPIKSGDVKIPFHTVPLGIIFKDDITVTISFYKTEIIKDFVAYSQRKNIEIEDNFNLVLRLLLSSSVWYLKYLKQINHKIKLAEDNLEKSIKNEELQALLQIEKCFVFFITSLKANDVLFQRIKNLKAHKASYDPELLEDVEIELNQAQDTANIYNNILTGMMDAYASVISNNMNNIMKQMTSISIILMIPTLIASLYGMNVPNGLEESKYGIWILLLVSIILSTFGVFLFKRRRWF, encoded by the coding sequence ATGAAAGCCTTTTACACAAACAACAACGGATTGGTAGAAATCCAAAAATGGACTTCAAATTGCTGGATTCACATCGAATCTCCAACAGAATCAGATAAGAACTATTTATTAGAAGAGCTTCAAATTCCCGAAGCATTCTACAATGATATTGAGGATATCGACGAAAGACCTCGTATTGAAATCGAAGACGGTTGGACTTTGATCATTATGCGTATTCCCATAAAAAGCGGCGATGTAAAGATCCCGTTTCACACCGTGCCTCTCGGAATCATTTTTAAAGACGATATCACTGTTACCATAAGTTTTTATAAAACAGAAATCATAAAAGATTTTGTGGCTTATTCACAACGCAAAAACATCGAAATAGAAGATAATTTCAATTTAGTTTTAAGATTGCTTTTGTCATCAAGCGTTTGGTATTTGAAATATTTGAAACAAATCAACCATAAAATAAAACTGGCAGAAGATAATTTAGAGAAATCAATCAAAAATGAAGAATTGCAAGCCTTGCTTCAAATCGAAAAATGCTTTGTATTCTTTATCACGTCGCTAAAAGCAAATGATGTTTTGTTTCAAAGAATCAAAAATCTTAAAGCGCACAAAGCCAGTTACGATCCAGAATTGTTAGAAGATGTCGAGATCGAATTAAATCAGGCGCAGGACACAGCCAATATTTACAATAACATCTTAACAGGAATGATGGATGCTTACGCTTCTGTAATCTCAAATAATATGAACAATATTATGAAGCAGATGACGTCAATTTCGATCATTCTTATGATTCCAACCCTAATTGCCAGTTTATACGGAATGAACGTCCCAAACGGATTAGAAGAAAGCAAATATGGCATCTGGATCTTGCTTTTAGTTTCAATAATTTTATCAACCTTTGGAGTCTTCCTATTCAAAAGAAGAAGATGGTTCTAA
- a CDS encoding HmuY family protein: MKKNFVLILSFVLLAFTACNSNDDGQQSDVAVAFAEASYNLTSDATPVQIKFSKAAPAAGTITLDITETAVAYTTDYTTTPAATAKKVVIPFAQGATSVEFTFNKIKSATGTEVKNVVFTISGTSFGAQISGNKTIQLNFNETASLGTALAPEVGGPLQPNQVYVDLSSGKMINVARNSWDLGFYSGSDFRVVLNGSVKMAAKKLTSTNIDEVQVADETMIIAQGTGFSNQVDDSAGDITKTAIAAISATDSENKVYLLYLGNKPAATAPALGKEGAVGGETRGWKKIRVLRSGSDYKVQYADIAATTHEEVVISKNSAYNFTFLSLIDKKVVNVEPQKNQWDLNFTTFVNVIPNGATTVPYFYPDYVTSNLNGNAKVYQVLTSAFTYDAFTLANVDNAKFTADQRNIGSNWRSTSVVGPDGNPVTQFVLKTDRFFVVKDPAGNVYKLKFTGGAKADLERGHPTFQYALLK, encoded by the coding sequence ATGAAAAAGAACTTCGTTTTAATTCTTTCTTTCGTTTTACTGGCTTTTACAGCTTGTAATAGTAACGATGATGGCCAGCAATCAGATGTAGCTGTTGCATTTGCTGAAGCTTCATACAATTTGACAAGTGACGCAACACCAGTTCAAATAAAATTTTCTAAAGCAGCTCCAGCTGCAGGAACAATTACGCTTGATATTACAGAAACTGCAGTAGCCTATACTACAGATTATACTACAACTCCTGCGGCTACTGCCAAAAAAGTAGTTATTCCGTTTGCACAAGGTGCAACTTCAGTTGAGTTTACTTTTAATAAAATCAAAAGCGCAACTGGAACTGAAGTGAAAAATGTAGTTTTCACTATTTCAGGAACTTCTTTTGGAGCTCAAATTTCTGGAAACAAAACAATTCAGCTAAATTTTAATGAAACAGCTTCTTTAGGAACGGCTTTAGCGCCTGAAGTTGGCGGTCCATTACAGCCAAATCAAGTTTATGTTGATTTAAGCAGCGGGAAAATGATAAACGTTGCTAGAAATTCTTGGGATTTAGGATTTTATTCTGGTTCAGACTTTAGAGTAGTATTAAATGGCTCTGTAAAAATGGCAGCAAAGAAATTAACAAGCACTAATATTGATGAAGTTCAAGTTGCAGATGAAACTATGATTATTGCTCAAGGAACAGGATTTTCTAATCAAGTTGATGATTCAGCTGGAGATATTACAAAAACTGCTATTGCTGCAATTTCTGCAACTGATTCTGAAAACAAAGTATATTTACTTTACTTAGGTAACAAACCTGCTGCTACTGCGCCAGCTCTAGGAAAAGAAGGTGCGGTTGGTGGAGAAACAAGAGGATGGAAAAAAATTAGAGTTTTAAGAAGCGGAAGCGATTACAAAGTTCAATATGCTGATATTGCAGCAACAACTCACGAAGAAGTTGTAATTTCTAAAAATAGTGCTTATAATTTTACATTCTTAAGCTTAATCGATAAAAAAGTAGTGAATGTTGAGCCACAAAAAAATCAATGGGACCTTAACTTTACAACTTTCGTAAACGTTATTCCTAATGGGGCAACAACAGTGCCATATTTCTATCCAGATTATGTGACAAGTAACTTAAACGGTAATGCAAAAGTGTATCAAGTTCTAACTTCTGCATTTACTTATGATGCTTTTACATTGGCAAATGTTGATAATGCTAAATTTACTGCAGACCAAAGAAATATTGGATCAAATTGGAGAAGTACAAGTGTTGTAGGTCCTGATGGAAATCCAGTTACTCAATTTGTGCTAAAAACAGATCGTTTCTTTGTAGTTAAAGATCCTGCTGGAAATGTTTATAAATTGAAATTTACTGGCGGTGCAAAAGCTGATTTGGAAAGAGGTCACCCAACATTCCAATATGCTCTTTTAAAATAA
- a CDS encoding winged helix-turn-helix domain-containing protein: MGIIDKLNKDFESRVRLGIMSVLMVNDWVDFTEMKTLLNITDGNLASHSSALEKSEYIEIKKEFVGKKPKTSYQVTPLGRAAFKEHLSYLEKLMKS, from the coding sequence ATGGGAATTATTGACAAACTAAATAAAGATTTCGAAAGCCGTGTCAGACTGGGTATCATGTCCGTTCTGATGGTTAACGACTGGGTAGATTTTACCGAGATGAAAACGCTTTTGAATATCACCGATGGTAATTTAGCGAGTCATTCTTCTGCTCTGGAGAAATCTGAATATATTGAGATTAAGAAAGAATTTGTGGGCAAAAAGCCCAAAACATCTTATCAGGTAACACCGCTTGGCCGCGCGGCGTTTAAAGAGCACCTTTCTTACCTCGAAAAATTAATGAAATCCTAA
- the ffh gene encoding signal recognition particle protein, with protein sequence MFDNLSDKLDKAFHILKGHGKITEVNVADTLKEVRRALLDADVNFKIAKDFTARVKDKAIGQDVLTTLQPGQLLVKLVKDELTELMGGDVAGVNLSGNPTVILMSGLQGSGKTTFSGKLANFLKTKKNKKPLLVACDIYRPAAINQLHVVGDQIGVEVYSEPENKNPVEIAQNAIKHAKANGFNVVIVDTAGRLAVDQEMMDEIARVHKAIQPQETLFVVDSMTGQDAVNTAKAFNDILNFDGVILTKLDGDTRGGAALSIKSVVNKPIKFVGTGEKMEAIDIFYPDRMAERILGMGDVVSLVERAQEQFDEEEARKLQKKIAKNEFGFDDFLTQIQQVKKMGNMKDLVGMIPGASKAMKDVEIEDDAFKHIEAIIYSMTPAERSKPAIIDVKRKARIAKGSGTKVEQVNQLMKQFDQMSKMMKMMQGPGGKNLMKMMGGMKGMPGGMPGGMPK encoded by the coding sequence ATGTTTGATAATTTAAGTGATAAGTTAGATAAAGCGTTCCATATATTAAAAGGGCACGGTAAAATTACAGAAGTAAACGTTGCTGATACCTTAAAAGAAGTTCGTCGTGCCTTACTTGATGCCGACGTTAACTTTAAAATTGCTAAAGATTTTACTGCTAGAGTAAAAGATAAGGCGATTGGACAGGACGTATTGACAACCTTACAGCCAGGACAATTATTAGTAAAACTGGTAAAAGACGAGTTGACAGAATTAATGGGTGGAGATGTTGCTGGTGTTAACTTATCAGGAAATCCAACTGTTATTTTGATGTCAGGGCTTCAAGGTTCTGGTAAAACTACTTTCTCAGGGAAACTAGCTAACTTCTTAAAAACAAAGAAAAATAAAAAACCACTTCTTGTTGCCTGTGATATCTACCGTCCCGCGGCGATCAATCAGTTGCACGTTGTGGGAGATCAAATAGGTGTTGAGGTTTACTCAGAACCAGAAAATAAAAATCCTGTAGAGATTGCTCAAAACGCAATTAAACACGCTAAAGCAAACGGATTCAATGTTGTGATCGTCGATACAGCAGGTCGTTTGGCAGTAGATCAGGAAATGATGGATGAAATTGCGCGTGTACACAAAGCAATTCAGCCGCAAGAAACATTGTTCGTTGTAGACTCTATGACAGGACAAGATGCTGTGAATACAGCAAAAGCTTTCAACGATATCTTAAACTTTGATGGAGTTATTTTAACGAAATTAGATGGTGATACACGTGGTGGAGCTGCGCTTTCAATTAAATCTGTTGTAAACAAACCAATCAAATTTGTAGGTACAGGAGAGAAAATGGAAGCAATTGACATTTTCTACCCAGATCGTATGGCTGAGCGTATCTTAGGAATGGGAGACGTTGTGTCTCTTGTTGAAAGAGCTCAAGAGCAATTTGACGAAGAGGAAGCAAGAAAACTTCAAAAGAAAATCGCGAAAAACGAATTTGGTTTTGATGACTTCTTAACGCAGATTCAGCAAGTGAAGAAAATGGGTAATATGAAAGACTTGGTTGGAATGATACCAGGAGCTTCAAAAGCCATGAAAGATGTTGAAATCGAAGATGACGCTTTCAAACATATCGAAGCGATCATTTATTCGATGACGCCAGCGGAAAGAAGCAAACCAGCCATTATCGACGTAAAAAGAAAAGCCAGAATCGCTAAAGGTTCGGGAACAAAAGTCGAGCAGGTTAACCAGCTGATGAAACAGTTTGACCAAATGAGCAAGATGATGAAGATGATGCAAGGCCCAGGCGGAAAAAATCTGATGAAAATGATGGGAGGTATGAAAGGGATGCCGGGTGGTATGCCAGGAGGAATGCCGAAATAA
- a CDS encoding SGNH/GDSL hydrolase family protein: protein MNTKSYFFQSFAIVALAVVAFIGFKQILPDKIFSESKLDSKNILIDSLLLESVAQDSLSLDKDSIAASEKELNQQKIVFDETEGIEFPAETFENYKGYQYLISFYEKLYQLEKNPQNKVRIAYYGDSMTDGDLIVQDVRTNYQERFGGNGVGFVSITSESAASRGSVKSTYSKNWKTQSYLNVKRPTSPFGVNGHVFFANDKSNSTWVQYEAGLNKYSTSLDNATLFYGRSAKTGKVNFIIGKDTLKKSLSPNNLVNTLKVSSGSLKAFKANFVQADSIPIYGFNFDNGSGVHVDNFSQRGNSGLPISMFNADVMRAFNNSLKYDLIILHYGTNVLNYGTKNYSWYEKGMTKTVNKIKESFPGVSILIVSTADKSTKYDLEMKTDSAVVPLMKAQKHYALETHAGFVNLYTLMGGDGSMIKWVDETPAKANKDYTHFNQRGAKAIGNLLYGQLNKGYEEYKVLRQKRDVEGTKPKPVKRARPDSVSVTKDSV from the coding sequence GTGAATACAAAATCTTATTTTTTTCAGTCCTTCGCGATCGTTGCTTTAGCGGTTGTTGCTTTTATTGGATTTAAGCAAATCCTTCCGGACAAAATATTTTCTGAGAGTAAGTTAGATTCTAAAAATATATTAATAGATAGTCTGCTTTTAGAATCTGTTGCCCAAGATTCTCTTTCTTTGGATAAGGACAGCATTGCTGCAAGTGAAAAAGAACTGAATCAGCAGAAAATTGTTTTTGATGAAACCGAAGGAATTGAGTTTCCTGCTGAAACATTCGAAAATTATAAAGGATATCAATATCTGATTTCTTTTTATGAGAAATTGTATCAGTTAGAAAAAAATCCGCAGAATAAGGTTAGAATCGCTTACTATGGAGATTCTATGACCGATGGCGATTTGATTGTTCAGGACGTTCGTACCAATTATCAGGAACGTTTTGGTGGAAATGGTGTTGGTTTTGTGTCTATTACTTCAGAATCTGCAGCCTCAAGAGGTTCTGTAAAATCAACCTATTCCAAAAATTGGAAAACGCAGTCTTACTTAAATGTAAAAAGACCAACAAGTCCTTTCGGAGTTAACGGCCACGTGTTTTTTGCAAATGATAAATCCAATTCAACTTGGGTTCAATATGAAGCCGGACTTAACAAATATTCTACCTCTTTAGATAATGCAACATTATTTTATGGGCGTTCTGCTAAAACAGGAAAAGTCAATTTTATTATAGGAAAAGATACGCTTAAGAAAAGCCTTTCGCCAAATAATCTCGTGAACACACTGAAAGTTTCGTCAGGAAGTTTAAAAGCTTTTAAAGCAAATTTTGTTCAAGCAGATTCTATTCCGATTTACGGATTTAATTTTGATAACGGAAGTGGAGTTCATGTTGATAATTTCTCGCAGAGAGGAAATTCAGGACTTCCAATTTCGATGTTCAATGCAGACGTGATGAGAGCTTTTAATAATAGCTTAAAATACGATTTGATTATTCTTCACTATGGAACGAATGTTCTGAATTACGGAACCAAAAATTATTCTTGGTATGAAAAAGGAATGACAAAAACCGTAAACAAAATAAAAGAATCTTTCCCAGGGGTTTCTATTTTAATTGTTTCAACTGCCGATAAATCGACAAAATATGATTTAGAAATGAAAACCGATTCGGCTGTAGTTCCTTTAATGAAAGCGCAAAAACACTATGCATTAGAAACTCATGCAGGATTTGTAAACTTGTATACTTTGATGGGAGGAGACGGTTCTATGATTAAGTGGGTTGATGAAACTCCAGCAAAAGCAAACAAAGATTATACGCACTTTAATCAGCGCGGAGCAAAAGCAATTGGCAATTTGCTTTATGGACAATTAAATAAAGGATACGAAGAATATAAAGTTCTCAGACAAAAAAGAGATGTTGAAGGGACTAAGCCAAAACCAGTAAAAAGAGCCAGACCCGATTCTGTTTCAGTAACAAAAGACAGTGTATGA
- a CDS encoding bifunctional 5,10-methylenetetrahydrofolate dehydrogenase/5,10-methenyltetrahydrofolate cyclohydrolase — MQLLDGKKTSNDIKNEIAAEVQSIKAAGGKVPHLAAVLVGNNGASLTYVGSKVKSCQEIGFDSTLVALPETITEDELLAKIKELNEDDNLDGYIVQLPLPKHIDEQKILLAIDPDKDVDGFHPTNFGRMALEMESFIPATPFGIMELLERYKVETAGKHTVVIGRSHIVGRPMSILMSRKGNPGDSTVTLTHSRTKNLAEFTKNADIIITALGVPEFLKADMVKEGVTVIDVGITRVDDASNPKGYVIKGDVDFDGVSKKASFITPVPGGVGPMTIAMLLKNTLLARKMRSARNH, encoded by the coding sequence ATGCAACTACTAGACGGTAAAAAAACATCTAACGACATTAAAAACGAAATTGCAGCCGAAGTTCAATCCATAAAAGCAGCTGGAGGGAAAGTGCCTCATTTAGCAGCGGTTTTGGTTGGGAATAACGGAGCAAGTTTAACTTACGTAGGAAGTAAAGTAAAATCATGCCAAGAAATTGGTTTCGATTCAACTTTAGTTGCTTTGCCAGAAACCATTACAGAAGACGAATTATTGGCTAAGATTAAAGAGTTGAACGAAGATGATAACCTAGATGGGTACATCGTTCAGTTGCCTTTGCCAAAACATATTGATGAGCAGAAAATCTTATTAGCAATCGATCCAGACAAAGACGTTGACGGATTTCATCCAACAAACTTTGGAAGAATGGCTCTTGAAATGGAAAGTTTTATTCCAGCAACACCATTCGGAATTATGGAATTGTTAGAACGTTATAAAGTAGAGACTGCCGGAAAACACACCGTTGTTATTGGAAGGAGCCACATTGTTGGGCGTCCGATGAGTATCTTGATGAGCCGTAAAGGAAATCCGGGAGATTCAACAGTAACATTAACACACAGCCGAACTAAAAATTTAGCTGAATTTACTAAAAATGCTGATATCATTATTACAGCTTTAGGAGTTCCAGAATTCTTAAAAGCGGATATGGTAAAAGAAGGAGTGACCGTTATTGATGTTGGAATTACACGCGTAGACGATGCATCAAATCCAAAAGGATACGTTATTAAAGGTGACGTTGATTTTGATGGCGTAAGCAAAAAAGCATCATTCATTACGCCAGTTCCAGGTGGAGTAGGGCCAATGACAATTGCAATGCTGCTTAAAAATACACTTTTAGCAAGAAAAATGAGAAGCGCGAGAAACCACTAA